From one Prochlorococcus marinus str. MIT 0912 genomic stretch:
- a CDS encoding ribbon-helix-helix domain-containing protein, which produces MATRQNSSNGKQKSPRIQVVLPEDLCERLSELAETESRTVSNMAKVLIQEGVKNHELRESSGSKELETKKTKTQNFINALEKQKTQRLKGIPKRLKFKRD; this is translated from the coding sequence ATGGCTACTCGTCAAAACTCATCGAACGGGAAGCAAAAGTCGCCTCGCATTCAAGTTGTCCTACCAGAGGATTTATGTGAAAGATTGTCAGAACTAGCTGAAACAGAATCTAGAACTGTTAGCAATATGGCCAAAGTTTTAATTCAAGAGGGAGTTAAGAATCATGAATTGAGAGAAAGTTCAGGATCTAAAGAATTAGAAACAAAAAAAACTAAAACACAAAATTTTATAAACGCACTAGAAAAACAAAAGACACAAAGATTAAAAGGTATTCCAAAAAGATTAAAATTTAAAAGAGACTAA
- a CDS encoding potassium channel family protein — protein MSDWWQWSPIKANQKLGFAVVGIGRFGSAVCRELMRNGADVLAVDFSEKAIEELRQLEPTIEARVIDSTDEESMKEAGVLEMGTVVVGISEPIEASITTTLIAKDTEGSLVKQVIARATSDLHEKMLKRVGADRVVFPSRMQGERLGLELVRPNLIERLELDDKTGIDEIKVPEVFVGRSLRDLNLRKNYFVNVLAAGPAQLLTVNPPAKYILEKDHVLVVMGSMEDLQKLPQT, from the coding sequence ATGAGTGATTGGTGGCAATGGTCTCCCATAAAAGCGAACCAGAAACTTGGGTTTGCCGTAGTTGGAATTGGTCGTTTTGGAAGTGCGGTATGTAGAGAACTAATGAGAAATGGTGCTGATGTTTTGGCTGTTGATTTCTCAGAGAAGGCAATAGAGGAATTACGTCAACTCGAGCCAACAATTGAAGCTAGGGTGATTGACTCAACGGATGAAGAGTCTATGAAGGAGGCAGGTGTTCTTGAAATGGGGACTGTAGTGGTAGGCATTAGTGAGCCAATTGAGGCAAGTATTACGACAACTCTTATTGCTAAAGACACAGAGGGAAGTTTAGTCAAGCAGGTTATTGCTAGAGCAACAAGTGATCTGCATGAAAAAATGCTGAAAAGGGTTGGTGCTGATCGGGTGGTATTCCCTTCAAGAATGCAAGGAGAAAGATTGGGTTTGGAATTAGTTAGACCTAATTTGATTGAAAGATTAGAACTAGATGATAAAACCGGTATTGATGAGATTAAAGTTCCTGAGGTATTTGTAGGCCGTTCTCTAAGAGATTTGAATCTTAGAAAAAATTATTTTGTTAACGTTTTAGCTGCTGGTCCTGCTCAACTACTGACGGTTAATCCTCCAGCTAAATATATTTTAGAAAAAGACCATGTACTTGTAGTTATGGGCTCAATGGAAGATCTTCAAAAGCTGCCACAAACTTAA
- a CDS encoding anhydro-N-acetylmuramic acid kinase produces MRVLGLMSGTSADGIDAVLVEFKGDPSKPKWKILNTCSYQYPSSTRKKIVQVGQGLKINSKNWLELSEEITELNALVARNCDPESTADVVGCHGQTLFHRSVERSKKGGSLQILLGPLLANILDQSVIYDFRSKDIAAGGQGAPLVALVDEALFGRLYGWRGVLNLGGIANLTIIPPKTGIDKTSECLGWDCGPANSLIDLAIQESTNSSLMFDQNGSMATLGIPKLEVIKKWLRDPFFHLEPPRSTGREQFGYQYLQERKKELGDISKEDLLSTLTTFTASIVSQDLDNLFRFKNIRLIELLVAGGGSRNSFLMRQIQKKCRGCHVRQINEIGIPSQFREALVFATLSWWNLLGKKVNPKFVTGANKSILYGVRVDP; encoded by the coding sequence ATGCGTGTCTTGGGTTTAATGAGTGGTACTAGTGCTGATGGAATAGATGCAGTTTTGGTTGAATTTAAAGGTGATCCTTCAAAGCCAAAATGGAAAATTTTAAATACATGTTCATATCAATATCCTTCCTCAACAAGAAAAAAAATAGTACAAGTTGGACAAGGATTAAAAATTAACAGCAAAAATTGGCTTGAGTTGTCTGAGGAAATTACGGAACTAAATGCTCTTGTTGCAAGGAATTGTGATCCTGAATCAACCGCAGACGTTGTTGGATGTCATGGCCAAACTTTATTTCATAGAAGCGTAGAAAGATCAAAAAAAGGAGGAAGTCTTCAGATTCTTTTAGGACCTTTACTTGCAAATATTTTAGATCAAAGTGTCATTTATGATTTTAGATCAAAGGATATTGCTGCAGGTGGTCAGGGTGCCCCTTTAGTAGCGTTAGTAGATGAAGCTTTATTTGGAAGGCTATATGGATGGAGAGGTGTTCTCAATCTTGGAGGCATTGCTAATCTTACAATTATTCCACCTAAAACTGGAATTGATAAAACCTCTGAATGTTTAGGCTGGGATTGCGGGCCAGCTAACTCTTTAATTGATTTGGCTATTCAAGAAAGTACTAATTCATCTTTAATGTTTGATCAGAATGGATCAATGGCAACTCTTGGGATACCTAAATTAGAAGTTATTAAAAAGTGGTTAAGGGATCCTTTCTTTCATCTAGAGCCTCCAAGATCAACAGGTAGAGAGCAATTCGGTTATCAATATTTACAAGAAAGGAAAAAGGAATTGGGTGATATATCAAAAGAAGATTTACTATCAACATTAACTACATTTACTGCGTCAATTGTCTCTCAAGATTTAGATAATCTTTTTAGGTTCAAAAATATTCGTTTAATTGAGCTTTTGGTTGCTGGAGGTGGGAGCAGAAATTCATTTTTAATGAGGCAAATACAGAAAAAATGTCGTGGTTGCCATGTTCGTCAAATTAATGAAATTGGTATTCCATCTCAATTTAGAGAAGCTCTAGTTTTTGCTACTTTATCTTGGTGGAACTTATTAGGGAAAAAAGTTAATCCTAAGTTCGTTACTGGAGCTAATAAATCTATTTTATATGGAGTAAGAGTTGATCCTTGA
- a CDS encoding NAD(P)/FAD-dependent oxidoreductase, translating into MDLNNLKTDPIVVVGGGFGGLATVQALLAKLDGTSVILIDEGNRFLFKPLLYELLSGELQLWEVAPQYSDLASELGFIFLQERVVEIDEIAQKLVTSSEIEINYSQLVISTGVTTNYSLLENLQDYASGFSNLNDFRILKKLITNINNSSEYTNPIVIAGAGPTGVELACKISDLIKDRVEIYLVDKGDKILPTCKSFNREKAIEAIRKRNIRVYLDYYINSVDKNFLELYSTDNETNNFIKIDYSNLLWTAGLKPSKSRFLHHFLNDNLKIKVNKFMQMDEYKNIFFVGDITFCENAPFPSSAQVAMQQGSLVAQNIISLRKGNDLKPFQFEDLGEMLSLGIGNASITGYGITLAGPLAFEIRRFAYLMRMPGFLLSFKSSGSWLFSKKIINHLLSQSP; encoded by the coding sequence ATGGACTTGAACAATTTGAAAACTGACCCAATAGTTGTTGTAGGTGGTGGCTTCGGAGGACTGGCTACTGTTCAAGCTTTGTTAGCCAAGTTAGATGGAACTTCAGTGATTTTGATTGATGAAGGCAATAGATTTCTTTTTAAGCCATTGCTTTATGAGTTATTAAGCGGTGAGCTTCAATTATGGGAGGTGGCACCTCAGTATTCTGATTTAGCGTCAGAATTAGGATTTATTTTTTTACAAGAACGTGTAGTTGAGATTGATGAAATAGCACAAAAGTTAGTTACTTCCTCTGAGATTGAAATCAATTATTCTCAACTTGTAATTAGCACAGGAGTGACAACTAATTATTCCTTGCTAGAAAATTTACAAGACTATGCTTCTGGCTTTTCTAATTTAAATGACTTTCGAATACTTAAAAAGTTAATAACTAACATAAATAATTCTTCTGAATATACTAATCCTATAGTGATTGCTGGAGCTGGTCCAACTGGAGTTGAGCTTGCATGTAAAATTTCTGATTTAATAAAAGATCGGGTTGAAATATATTTAGTTGATAAAGGAGATAAAATTCTACCTACTTGTAAATCATTTAATAGAGAAAAAGCAATCGAAGCAATACGTAAGAGAAATATTAGAGTTTATTTAGACTATTATATAAATTCTGTTGATAAAAATTTTTTAGAACTTTATAGTACTGATAATGAAACAAACAATTTCATTAAAATTGATTATTCTAATCTATTATGGACTGCAGGATTAAAACCTTCAAAATCAAGATTTTTACATCATTTTTTGAATGACAATCTGAAGATTAAAGTAAATAAGTTTATGCAAATGGATGAATATAAAAATATTTTTTTCGTTGGAGATATCACATTTTGTGAAAATGCCCCTTTCCCTTCTTCTGCGCAAGTTGCAATGCAGCAAGGTTCTTTAGTGGCTCAAAATATTATTTCTTTAAGGAAGGGAAATGATCTTAAACCATTCCAATTTGAAGATCTTGGAGAAATGTTGAGTCTTGGCATTGGTAATGCATCTATTACTGGATATGGAATCACCTTGGCAGGACCTCTTGCATTTGAAATTAGGCGTTTTGCATATCTAATGAGAATGCCAGGGTTTCTTCTATCGTTTAAATCGTCTGGTTCATGGTTATTTAGTAAAAAAATAATTAATCATTTATTATCTCAATCTCCTTAG
- a CDS encoding type III pantothenate kinase has protein sequence MFSEKNYLMIGNTRWHWASKRKKDWKYFHTSPNPIEFKDKDYSQLTWASVGSVPEKIKLCPSNKINLDDVPLINLPPYLGIDRALASWSAYKKQSSFTSKEQGLIVIDAGTIMSVTKITKKGVFAGGQLISGLRLQLSSMANGSLNLENPVIKTIPIETFQHETKDAMIKGAINGLLGLIIKLLEETKLPIWMCGGDAPIILNELKKTNIDINYCPNLVLEGMIDIDQKINSI, from the coding sequence GTGTTTTCAGAAAAAAATTATTTAATGATTGGGAATACAAGATGGCATTGGGCCAGCAAGAGAAAAAAAGATTGGAAATATTTTCATACCTCGCCAAATCCCATCGAATTTAAAGATAAGGATTATTCTCAATTAACTTGGGCCTCAGTTGGTTCCGTCCCTGAGAAAATTAAATTATGCCCTTCAAATAAAATAAATTTAGATGATGTTCCACTCATCAATCTTCCACCTTATTTAGGGATTGATAGAGCTCTAGCTTCATGGAGTGCTTATAAAAAGCAATCATCTTTCACAAGCAAAGAGCAAGGCTTAATTGTTATTGATGCAGGCACAATCATGAGCGTCACAAAAATAACAAAAAAAGGTGTATTCGCAGGAGGGCAATTAATTTCTGGATTAAGACTTCAACTATCTTCTATGGCAAATGGTTCATTAAATTTAGAAAATCCAGTCATCAAGACAATCCCAATAGAAACATTTCAACATGAGACTAAAGATGCAATGATCAAAGGTGCAATAAATGGATTATTAGGATTAATCATAAAATTGTTAGAGGAAACAAAATTACCAATATGGATGTGCGGAGGTGATGCTCCAATTATATTAAACGAACTTAAAAAGACAAATATTGATATAAATTATTGTCCGAATCTAGTTCTAGAAGGAATGATTGATATAGACCAAAAAATTAATTCAATTTAA
- a CDS encoding SLC13 family permease — translation MNEILTVFENPKAVITLAVLISAVCLFISSALAPELTGLLSVALLMATGVLSPQKALAGFGSPALITLMGLFAVSAALFKSGALDRLRELIASESIRTPRRLIALLGLVVAPVSGVVPNTPVVASLLPVIEAWCIKRKLSPSRVLLPLSFATVLGGTLTLLGSSVNLLVSDISDQLGYGPFDLFTFTSIGIPIWLLGTAYMLLAPQSLLPDRGRISSEYGGSSDQTGYFTEVTIPSGSELVGNSLRNSRLQRRFDVDVLEIQRENERLLPPLADRIIQSGDRLLIRITRSDLLRLKQEHTVQLTKNLNTEKNFFLSNTDEGQQTVEVLLPAGSTLAGASLRELRFRQRHNATVLALRRGQQTVQERLGQAILREGDVLLLQAPRDSIRGLQDSNDLLVLDQFDNDLPTVTRKPIAIGIAIAMLILPSLTDLPLVASVLLAVIGMVWGGCLRPAEVQRSIRLDVILLLGSLSSFSVAMQNTGLADAFANILIFILKDLSTYSALLVIFLSTTIFTQFVSNAASVALLAPIAVQLAPSMGLPPLALLITVLFGASQSFLTPMGYQTNLMVFGPGRYQFLDVTRYGAGLTILMTFLVPGLILLKYGIS, via the coding sequence ATGAATGAGATATTAACTGTTTTTGAAAATCCAAAAGCTGTCATAACTTTGGCAGTGTTAATTAGTGCAGTTTGTTTATTTATAAGTAGTGCTCTGGCTCCTGAACTGACTGGACTTTTGAGTGTTGCATTATTAATGGCAACAGGAGTTCTTTCTCCTCAAAAAGCATTGGCTGGTTTTGGAAGCCCTGCTTTGATTACATTGATGGGCTTATTTGCTGTTTCTGCTGCACTTTTTAAAAGTGGAGCTCTTGATCGTTTAAGAGAGTTAATAGCTTCTGAAAGTATTCGAACTCCGCGCAGGTTAATAGCTTTACTTGGTTTGGTTGTTGCTCCTGTGTCAGGCGTTGTTCCTAATACTCCAGTGGTTGCTTCGCTTTTACCAGTTATTGAGGCTTGGTGTATAAAGCGAAAATTATCTCCTTCTCGTGTTTTGCTGCCACTATCTTTCGCTACGGTTTTAGGTGGCACTTTAACTCTTTTGGGGAGTTCAGTAAATTTGTTAGTGAGCGATATTAGCGATCAACTTGGCTACGGTCCTTTTGATCTTTTCACTTTCACTTCAATAGGTATACCTATATGGTTGCTTGGGACGGCTTATATGTTGTTAGCTCCTCAATCTCTACTACCGGATAGAGGAAGAATTAGTTCAGAGTATGGAGGTAGTTCGGATCAAACTGGTTATTTTACGGAGGTTACAATTCCTTCTGGTTCCGAATTGGTTGGGAACTCCTTGAGGAATAGTCGGTTACAAAGAAGATTTGATGTCGATGTTTTAGAAATACAGCGAGAGAATGAGAGGCTTTTACCACCTTTGGCTGATCGAATAATTCAATCTGGAGATCGCTTATTGATAAGAATTACACGCTCAGATCTTTTGCGTTTAAAACAAGAACATACAGTTCAATTAACTAAAAATTTAAATACTGAAAAGAATTTTTTTCTATCCAATACTGATGAAGGCCAACAAACTGTAGAGGTCCTTTTGCCAGCTGGCTCAACCTTGGCTGGAGCGAGTTTGCGAGAATTACGATTTAGGCAAAGGCATAATGCAACTGTTTTAGCTTTAAGACGAGGGCAGCAAACTGTTCAAGAAAGATTGGGACAAGCAATTTTAAGAGAGGGGGATGTACTACTTCTTCAAGCACCTAGAGATTCAATTAGAGGATTGCAAGATAGTAATGATCTACTCGTTTTAGATCAATTTGATAATGATCTACCAACTGTCACAAGAAAACCCATAGCAATTGGTATCGCCATTGCTATGTTGATTCTTCCTTCACTCACTGATTTGCCTCTGGTTGCTTCGGTTTTATTGGCAGTAATTGGAATGGTTTGGGGTGGATGTTTAAGGCCCGCAGAGGTTCAAAGATCAATTCGACTTGATGTAATTCTTTTGCTTGGATCTCTCTCTAGTTTTAGTGTCGCAATGCAAAACACAGGCCTTGCAGATGCTTTTGCGAATATTTTAATTTTTATATTGAAAGACCTATCTACTTATTCCGCTTTACTAGTAATTTTTCTCTCGACTACAATATTCACTCAATTTGTCAGTAACGCCGCTTCAGTAGCTCTTTTGGCACCAATTGCTGTTCAACTGGCTCCAAGTATGGGTCTACCTCCTTTGGCTTTATTGATAACAGTTCTTTTTGGGGCTAGTCAATCTTTTCTTACTCCTATGGGTTACCAGACAAACCTTATGGTATTTGGACCTGGGCGTTATCAGTTCTTAGATGTCACTAGATACGGAGCTGGGTTGACCATCTTAATGACGTTTCTTGTTCCTGGGTTGATTTTGCTAAAGTATGGTATTTCTTAA
- a CDS encoding ATP-binding cassette domain-containing protein: protein MLRLEKISKIYPTGEVLKDVSWEIRNGERIGLVGVNGAGKSTQLKIIAGLEEATDGSLIREGDPSIAYLKQEFDVDLSRTVREELFEAFQEASNLLQSQKLIQENMESDLAASDLDYLDSLIKELSVIQSKFESINGYDLESKVEKLLPTIGFNQNQGDRLVGDFSGGWQMRIALGKILLQTPDLLLLDEPTNHLDLETIEWLENYLVNQKVAMVIVSHDRSFLDKVCTKIVNTERGQSKSYLGNYSSYLQQKDFELESTRVAYEKQQKDIQVQKAYIERFRASATRSTQAKSREKLLDKVEKIEAPENKLKGPIFNFMDAPRAGKDILSIKDLTHSYEDNILFLGAFLELEPGERIAFLGPNGSGKSTLLRLIMGLEEPDEGSIVIGKYNIIPSYFEQNQAEALELEKTVIETISQSVPNWTQTQMRSLLGSFGLTNDSVFKEVSQISGGEKARLALALMIIKPSNLLILDEPTNHLDIPSKQMLEKALSNYSGAALIVSHDRYFISKVANKIVEIRDGQLIKYQGNYKYYKEKKIEEAQTKEKELQLAERERKRLANREKQRKKKKLNKK from the coding sequence GTGTTGCGACTTGAAAAGATAAGTAAGATTTATCCTACTGGGGAAGTGTTGAAAGATGTTAGTTGGGAAATAAGAAACGGAGAGAGAATTGGTTTGGTTGGAGTCAATGGGGCAGGGAAATCAACACAATTAAAGATTATTGCTGGACTAGAAGAGGCAACTGATGGATCTTTGATTAGGGAAGGAGATCCATCTATTGCATATTTAAAACAGGAATTTGATGTCGATCTCTCAAGAACTGTCAGAGAAGAGTTATTTGAGGCATTTCAAGAAGCATCCAATTTGCTTCAAAGTCAAAAATTAATTCAAGAAAATATGGAATCTGATTTAGCCGCTAGTGATTTGGATTATCTGGATTCATTAATAAAAGAATTAAGCGTTATTCAAAGCAAATTTGAATCAATAAATGGTTACGATTTAGAGTCTAAAGTTGAAAAACTATTACCTACGATAGGCTTCAACCAAAATCAAGGAGATCGACTAGTTGGAGACTTCTCGGGTGGCTGGCAGATGAGAATAGCTTTAGGAAAAATTCTCCTGCAAACTCCTGATTTATTGTTGTTAGATGAACCAACTAATCACTTAGATTTAGAAACTATTGAATGGCTAGAGAATTATTTAGTTAATCAGAAAGTTGCCATGGTAATTGTTAGCCATGATAGATCTTTTTTAGATAAGGTTTGTACTAAAATCGTTAATACAGAGCGAGGACAATCAAAAAGTTATCTTGGTAATTATTCATCATATCTTCAACAGAAAGATTTTGAATTGGAATCAACAAGAGTTGCATATGAAAAACAGCAGAAGGATATACAAGTTCAAAAGGCATATATAGAAAGATTCCGAGCAAGTGCTACTAGAAGTACACAAGCTAAAAGTAGAGAAAAGTTATTAGATAAAGTTGAAAAAATAGAAGCTCCTGAGAATAAGTTGAAAGGACCTATTTTTAACTTTATGGATGCACCTCGTGCAGGTAAGGATATTTTGAGTATTAAGGACTTAACGCATAGCTATGAAGATAATATTTTATTTTTAGGAGCCTTTTTGGAACTTGAACCTGGTGAAAGAATAGCATTTTTAGGTCCAAATGGTTCTGGTAAGTCTACTTTACTTAGGCTAATTATGGGCTTAGAAGAACCTGATGAAGGATCTATTGTGATAGGAAAATATAATATTATTCCTAGTTATTTTGAACAAAATCAGGCTGAAGCCTTGGAATTAGAAAAAACAGTAATCGAGACAATTTCTCAATCTGTACCAAATTGGACTCAAACACAAATGCGATCTTTGCTGGGTAGCTTTGGTTTGACTAATGATTCAGTCTTTAAGGAGGTGAGTCAGATCAGTGGAGGAGAAAAAGCAAGGCTTGCTTTAGCTTTAATGATAATTAAGCCATCAAATTTACTTATCCTTGATGAACCGACAAACCATTTAGATATACCTTCAAAGCAAATGTTAGAGAAGGCATTGTCTAATTATAGTGGAGCTGCATTAATAGTTTCTCATGACCGATACTTTATTTCAAAAGTTGCAAATAAAATTGTTGAAATAAGAGATGGTCAATTAATTAAGTATCAAGGTAATTATAAATACTACAAAGAGAAAAAAATTGAAGAAGCACAAACAAAAGAAAAAGAATTACAATTAGCTGAACGTGAAAGGAAAAGGTTGGCTAATCGAGAAAAACAACGAAAGAAGAAAAAACTAAATAAAAAATAA
- a CDS encoding TrkH family potassium uptake protein — MSIKQETYRRLTVPQFTVVTGLIVITIGTLLLASPLCSHANVGLWEALFTATSAVTVTGLSIIDIGLDLTFFGQIILAIMLLTGGLGLMAITTFLQGFIVSGTELKTRLDRGKTLDEFGVGGVGRTFTGIAITASILIFLGAITLYFFGFNNITSSSDRIWASIFHSISAYNNAGFSLWANSLQDYRSNWVVNFVLITLIILGGFGWRVTNDIWINRRSLKLRNLSLHTRLVIRSSFILVSLGFFGLLFTESLARGSFFSLINFDDRILTALFTSVSARTAGFTNLPISIESVSDSGLLLVMFLMFIGASPGGTGGGIKTTTIAALMAATRATLRGQNEIIIRNRQISDKVILKALGITVGSFLFVLIMALLLSLSNGLNSGENFSFLEMLFTCISAFATVGFDLGVTSKLGHVGQLILIIGMFVGRLGILLFLSAVWQALNKSKLQNRNRIGYPREDLYV; from the coding sequence GTGAGTATTAAGCAAGAAACTTATAGAAGGCTTACCGTTCCACAGTTTACAGTGGTAACGGGTTTAATTGTGATTACTATTGGAACATTATTATTAGCTTCCCCTTTATGTTCTCATGCAAATGTAGGCTTATGGGAGGCATTATTTACGGCAACTTCTGCTGTTACAGTTACTGGATTATCTATTATTGATATAGGGCTAGATTTGACATTTTTTGGGCAAATAATTTTAGCTATTATGTTATTAACTGGGGGCCTTGGTTTAATGGCAATCACTACTTTTCTGCAGGGCTTTATTGTTAGTGGAACAGAATTAAAAACACGTCTTGATAGAGGAAAAACTCTTGATGAATTTGGAGTCGGCGGTGTGGGAAGAACTTTTACAGGGATAGCGATTACAGCATCTATTCTTATTTTTCTTGGTGCTATTACTTTGTATTTTTTTGGTTTCAATAATATAACTAGCTCAAGTGATAGGATATGGGCATCAATTTTTCATAGCATATCTGCTTATAATAATGCCGGATTTAGTTTATGGGCAAACAGTTTACAAGATTATAGAAGTAATTGGGTGGTGAATTTTGTTTTAATTACTTTAATTATATTAGGTGGTTTTGGATGGAGGGTAACTAATGATATTTGGATAAATCGTAGATCTTTAAAATTAAGAAATTTAAGTCTTCATACACGTTTAGTAATTAGATCATCTTTTATATTAGTTTCTCTGGGATTCTTCGGATTGCTTTTTACTGAATCGTTAGCTAGGGGTAGTTTCTTTTCGTTAATTAATTTTGATGATCGTATTTTAACCGCTCTATTTACTTCTGTTAGTGCTCGAACTGCAGGCTTTACGAATTTACCTATATCAATTGAGAGTGTCTCTGATTCTGGTCTTCTTTTAGTAATGTTTCTTATGTTTATTGGAGCAAGTCCAGGTGGTACTGGAGGCGGAATTAAGACAACAACTATTGCGGCATTAATGGCAGCTACTAGAGCAACTTTACGTGGTCAAAATGAAATTATTATTCGGAATCGGCAGATATCTGACAAAGTAATTCTGAAAGCTTTAGGTATTACTGTTGGTTCATTTTTATTTGTATTAATTATGGCTCTATTATTGAGTTTGAGTAATGGTTTAAATAGTGGAGAGAATTTTTCATTTTTAGAAATGCTTTTCACTTGTATTTCTGCTTTTGCAACTGTAGGTTTCGATCTTGGCGTGACCTCTAAGCTAGGACATGTAGGTCAATTAATTCTGATTATTGGAATGTTTGTTGGCAGACTGGGAATCCTTTTATTCTTGAGCGCTGTATGGCAAGCTCTTAATAAAAGCAAGCTTCAAAATCGGAATCGAATTGGCTATCCGAGGGAGGATCTTTATGTTTAA
- a CDS encoding phosphoadenylyl-sulfate reductase, whose translation MQKESQDSYTDDLRESTNFAQPFLVESIDATSKYLEKLAAPDQLQWAHEKFDEKFVLTTSFGIQSAVLLHMTVALKSRKKPKVIWIDTGYLPKETYNYAEELTKLFELDLIVAQSSISPARMEAIYGKLWETGELRDLNKYHQIRKIEPLENVLSELDTLCWASGVRKGQTKNRESMSHIDYIRERLTLRPLLNWTKKDIFYYMENNDLPQHPLFEKGYSTVGDWHSSVAENNNSKGRSTRFGGVSEECGIHVDENNFLGEGI comes from the coding sequence ATGCAGAAAGAATCCCAAGACAGTTACACCGATGATTTGAGAGAATCAACTAACTTCGCTCAACCTTTTCTGGTGGAATCAATTGATGCAACAAGTAAATATCTTGAAAAACTTGCTGCTCCAGATCAACTTCAATGGGCCCATGAGAAATTTGATGAGAAATTTGTTTTAACAACCAGTTTTGGAATCCAATCTGCGGTTTTACTTCATATGACAGTGGCTTTAAAATCTAGAAAAAAACCAAAGGTAATTTGGATAGATACTGGTTATCTACCTAAAGAAACTTATAACTATGCAGAAGAACTAACAAAACTATTCGAATTAGATTTAATCGTAGCCCAAAGCTCTATCTCACCGGCCAGGATGGAAGCAATATATGGAAAACTTTGGGAAACAGGCGAACTCAGAGATCTAAACAAATATCACCAAATACGAAAAATTGAACCTTTAGAAAATGTCTTATCAGAACTCGACACTCTTTGTTGGGCTAGCGGAGTTCGAAAAGGTCAAACCAAAAACAGAGAATCCATGTCACATATTGATTACATCAGAGAACGTTTAACTCTCCGACCACTATTAAACTGGACTAAGAAAGATATTTTCTATTACATGGAAAATAATGATTTACCTCAACACCCTTTATTTGAAAAAGGCTATTCTACTGTCGGAGATTGGCATTCAAGCGTAGCTGAAAATAATAATTCCAAAGGAAGATCAACAAGATTTGGAGGAGTCAGTGAAGAGTGTGGTATTCATGTTGATGAAAATAATTTTTTAGGAGAAGGGATATAG